One genomic window of Fusarium keratoplasticum isolate Fu6.1 chromosome 3, whole genome shotgun sequence includes the following:
- a CDS encoding oxygenase subunit alpha, with the protein MQSTLPASWYREPGFYQLERRAIFSKSWILISHSCQFNEPGKYARYEMAGYPFFIIRDRAGSINAFLNVCRHRAFPIVHEDAGKAMVLSCKYHGWSYSMNGNLAKAPRFDQVEGFKKDDYKLYKVHTHIDDLGFLWVNLDAAEKPTLSWEEQFGGVDKQPRLSNFDMSNYEYDHTWSMEGKFNWKTLIENYNECYHCPTAHPGLAPFFRGNRQMVYGCHKYWVEHLGGKGEERSSSVSPTYMFPNASVTLTPIFFYMMSIVPTSATTSLMRYEVYRAKNATQEQLQEKLDFFAQVEGEDKWLANGSQANLNSDTYTTGPFHPDVEQGVTYVTGLVKKMLLDHFDEEKKRGQEWWPARRALVQSSSEEDEAFCRGVCGHSVLNGNNAPEGLSW; encoded by the exons ATGCAGAGCACTCTCCCAGCATCATGGTACCGCGAGCCAGGCTTCTACCAGCTTGAGCGACGGGCCATATTCAGCAAATCATGGATACTGATCTCCCATTCCTGCCAGTTCAACGAGCCTGGAAAGTACGCTCGTTATGAAATGGCCGGCTatcccttcttcatcatccgGGACCGAGCCGGCAGCATCAACGCGTTTCTCAACGTGTGTCGCCATAGGGCGTTCCCGATTGTGCATGAAGACGCGGGGAAGGCCATGGTGCTGTCATGCAAATACCACG GATGGTCATACAGTATGAACGGAAACCTGGCCAAGGCCCCCCGGTTTGACCAGGTTGAAggcttcaagaaggatgacTACAAACTGTACAAGGTGCACACCCACATCGATGATCTTGGGTTCCTCTGGGTCAATCTAGATGCTGCTGAGAAGCCAACTCTGAGCTGGGAAGAGCAGTTCGGCGGCGTGGACAAGCAGCCAAGGCTGAGCAACTTTGACATGAGCAACTACGAGTACGATCACACTTGGTCGATGGAGGGCAAGTTTAACTGGAAGACTCTGATTGAGAACTACAACGAG TGCTACCATTGCCCTACCGCTCATCCCGGCCTTGCACCATTCTTTCGGGGTAACAGGCAGATGGTGTACGGTTGCCACAAGTACTGGGTTGAGCACCTCGGCGGAAAGGGCGAAGAGCGTTCAAGTTCAGTTAGCCCTACCTACATGTTCCCAAATGCCTCGGTCACATTGAC TCCCATCTTCTTCTACATGATGTCCATTGTCCCAACCTCAGCTACAACCAGCCTGATGCGCTACGAGGTCTACCGTGCCAAGAACGCAACGCAGGAGCAGCTGCAGGAAAAGCTCGACTTCTTCGCCCaggtcgagggagaggacAAGTGGCTCGCCAACGGATCCCAGGCCAACCTGAACAGCGACACGTACACCACCGGGCCGTTCCATCCTGATGTCGAGCAGGGGGTCACGTATGTCACGGGGctggtgaagaagatgttgCTTGATCATtttgacgaggagaagaagcgtgGTCAGGAGTGGTGGCCTGCTCGCAGGGCTCTTGTTCAGTCATCttctgaggaggatgaggcgtTCTGCCGTGGTGTTTGTGGGCACTCTGTCCTGAACGGAAATAATGCTCCGGAAGGGTTATCGTGGTGA